DNA sequence from the Methanobacterium sp. genome:
GACAAAAACATATTTTTACTTGCATTTTTAAAAAATACTGATATTTTAATAGGTACCCTGGGAATAAGAGCATATGATAAAGATTATGATATATTTAAAGGGATTTATGACCCAGAAAGTACTGCAAGCATTTGGAGAGTATTTATAGACAAGAAATGGAGACGAAATGGGATTGGTTCTAAATTAGTAAATTTAGCAGAATGTTTTTGCAAAAATAAGGGTTATAAAAACATATATCTTCATACGCAAAAGATGGTGGATGGTTCACTGGATTTCTGGCTTTCAAAAGGCTATAAAATAACTAAAGATATGAAAAACGAATTGGGAACTGTGCATATGGAAAAAATATTAGTTGAACCCATTAAAACCGAAGAAAGGAAGTTTATGGAGCGATTATATGAAAAGTAGTTATGTTGATTTATTTAACTCTTTTTATAGCCTTTGCAATTCTAAGCAGATAATAACTTCAGTATTATGGTTTCAAATAGCGTTTTTATTTTTGATAAAAGTTATTTGCATTTTCACGAGATTAAAACCGCCACAATATCAACTAAAAACTGTGAAACTCTAAACAACACAAAAGTTAGCACAAACATAAATAAAAATCCTTTTTTTGACCTTAATTCAATAGGTACAATTTTATTAAACTTATCTGGAAATAAATACACTGTTTCCATGAGTAAACCTACTGTAATCGAAGTAATGATAAATTCAAGGGAAGAAACGCCTTTATTAAGATATGAATTTATGCTTGAAAATCCTTGGCCTATGGTGTAAATTCCCAAAGCCTCAGCCAAAATCCAGTAAGAAATAGGCATGAAACCAAAACCTTTAACTGTTTCTGTAATTTCTCTTTTTCCAGAAGCTGAAACGGAGATCTGACAGGTCTCATTCCATATTTTTTTATCCTATTTATCCCAGAAATAAAGGACAAATATAACTCCTATTAGTATAAGACAGAAAATAATGAAAAATGGGATAAAATTAAAACCCATTAAAAGTTCAAATCACACATAAGTCAAAACAAAATATAAAAATTAACGCTAAAGGTATTAAATATAAAATTTGAGTTTTACGTTCCTTTTCATTCAACTGATAGGGTAATTTAAATAATATTTTTGAAATACTTCTTTGCATTATCTTAAACAACTAACTTATTTGAATAAAAACATTGGAATCAAATAAAACAAATTAAATAGTACTACCAGAATAAGGCCATGAATTTGAATTTTAGGATGTTCTGACATTAAAAGGTAAAGAACAGATCCTAAGCAAACTAATCCAAATAATACATAGAAATAATGCAACAAAATACTAATT
Encoded proteins:
- a CDS encoding GNAT family N-acetyltransferase; this translates as MMVIITKIGFFQQKVLKNVRRNKGAVNINYFKIKPMETRDIELFGLKNFLFKIINEEFGYRYIPQYHKDIINLEDYYIKPDKNIFLLAFLKNTDILIGTLGIRAYDKDYDIFKGIYDPESTASIWRVFIDKKWRRNGIGSKLVNLAECFCKNKGYKNIYLHTQKMVDGSLDFWLSKGYKITKDMKNELGTVHMEKILVEPIKTEERKFMERLYEK